TGATGAATATCCGCAAGTCCTTCTTCAATGAGAAACTGCTCGATGCCGTCGATAATCGTGATCATCGAGGCCGGATCAACGAAATTGGCGGTGCCGACCTGTACCGCCTTGGCACCGACGATGAGAAATTCGATGGCATCCATGGGTCGCACAATGCCGCCGACGCCGATCACGGGGATTTTCACCGCCTGCACCACCTGATGCACCATGCGCAGGGCCACGGGACGGATGGCGGGCCCGGAAAGGCCGCCGGTGCGGTTGGCCAGGCGCGGTCGACGGGTTTTTATATCCACCGCCATGCCGGTAATGGTGTTGATGCAACTGATGGAATCCGCCCCCGCTTCTTCCACCGCCCGCGCAATGACCGTAATGTCGGTGACATTGGGAGTGAGCTTGACCATGAGCGGCTTGGTGAGATTTTTCCGCACCACGCTCACGGCCTCGAAAGCGGCCTTGGGATCGGTACCGAAGACAATTCCGCCTTTTTTTACGTTGGGACAGGAAATATTGAGTTCAACCGCCGCCACTTCGGGGATATCGCAGAGGCGTGCGGCCACCTCGCCGTATTCATCAAGAGTATTGCCGAAAAAGTTGACGATCACTGGGGCGGTGAGTTCGCGCAGAAAGGGCAGCTTGAACTTGATGAAATCATCCACGCCAACATTCTGCAGACCGATGGCATTGAGCATGCCGCTGATGGTTTCGGCAATGCGCGGCGTGGGATTGCCGGCCTTGGGCTTTAGCGAGAGCCCTTTGGTCACGATCGCTCCGAGGCGGTTGAGATCGAGAAAGGGCGCATATTCCTCGCCATAGCCGAAGGTTCCGGAAGCCGGCATCACCGGATTTTTCAGGGTCAATCCACCAATGTCCACCGCCATGTTCGGACGGTTGTTGGTCCCATTTACTTTGCAGCTCGTCACGATTTGCACCCTTCGCAATAGCCCGGCTCCTCGCCGAGACGACTCCAATCCAATTGCTCCGCGCGAAACACCGGCCCCTGCTTGCAGGCGCACAGGTAACGCGGATTGTCCTCGGCATGTCCCACGCCCTTGACGACACAACCCAGGCAGGCACCAACCCCGCAGGCCATCAAGGCTTCCAGCGAAACCTGCAGGGGTACCTTGCGCCGGTGACAGATGCGATAGACCGCATCGAGCATGGGCATGGGACCGCAAGCATACACCGATGAGCGCGGATACTTGGTGAGCTTGCGCTCCAGCACTTGGGTTACCATGCCCTCCTCGCCAAGACTGCCGTCATCGGTGGACACATAGGTTTCCACGCCCAGGCGCTCGAATTCGGTGACTGCAAGAATATCGTCGCGGTTACGCCCCCCCATGAGCAAGCGCACCTTGCTACGCGCACTGAGGGATTCGGCCAGCATATACAGGGGCACCAGGCCGATGCCGCCGCCCACCAGAATTTTCTCCTCGCCCGGATCGCCGACATCGAAGCCGCGGCCCAGGGGTCCGAGGACTTCAACTTTGTCGCCACGGTGCAGATCGGCCATGATATTGGTGCCGCGCCCCACCACCTTGTAGAGAATTTCGGTGTATTCTTTGGGTGGCATTTCCTCACAGTCACCCGGAAGAAATCCCATCCGGAAAATACCAAAAGGTCGGCGCAGCAACGGCGGCAACGACTGCTGCACGCGCATCATGATGAATTGCCCGGGACGGGCGTTCTCGCTGAAGCCCGGCGTCAGCAGACGCATGCGGAAATATCCGGGCGAGATCTCCTGATTGGACAGGATGATAGTCTTGTAATTTTTCATAATC
The nucleotide sequence above comes from Geoalkalibacter ferrihydriticus DSM 17813. Encoded proteins:
- a CDS encoding dihydroorotate dehydrogenase electron transfer subunit, which gives rise to MKNYKTIILSNQEISPGYFRMRLLTPGFSENARPGQFIMMRVQQSLPPLLRRPFGIFRMGFLPGDCEEMPPKEYTEILYKVVGRGTNIMADLHRGDKVEVLGPLGRGFDVGDPGEEKILVGGGIGLVPLYMLAESLSARSKVRLLMGGRNRDDILAVTEFERLGVETYVSTDDGSLGEEGMVTQVLERKLTKYPRSSVYACGPMPMLDAVYRICHRRKVPLQVSLEALMACGVGACLGCVVKGVGHAEDNPRYLCACKQGPVFRAEQLDWSRLGEEPGYCEGCKS
- a CDS encoding dihydroorotate dehydrogenase — protein: MAVDIGGLTLKNPVMPASGTFGYGEEYAPFLDLNRLGAIVTKGLSLKPKAGNPTPRIAETISGMLNAIGLQNVGVDDFIKFKLPFLRELTAPVIVNFFGNTLDEYGEVAARLCDIPEVAAVELNISCPNVKKGGIVFGTDPKAAFEAVSVVRKNLTKPLMVKLTPNVTDITVIARAVEEAGADSISCINTITGMAVDIKTRRPRLANRTGGLSGPAIRPVALRMVHQVVQAVKIPVIGVGGIVRPMDAIEFLIVGAKAVQVGTANFVDPASMITIIDGIEQFLIEEGLADIHQLIGSLEL